In one window of Mobiluncus massiliensis DNA:
- a CDS encoding MFS transporter, whose product MEEKKYLKWYNKVGYGSGDIAGNVVYAFLSAFVMIYLTDTLGLSAGIIGTLIMVSKFFDGFSDIIFGRLMDRTHTKMGKARPWMFWAFFGCAAMIIAIYAIPTSLGKTAQYAWFFIAYTLLNAVFYTANNIAYAALTALITKNRSERVQMGSIRFMFAFGTSLTIQTITVGMVQMMGGGADAWRNVAIIYAIVGILSNSLAVFSVRELSPTELAEGDAQAAKDDDDVTFLEALKLLGNRYYVIIVVCFILMQFFTATLNMGIYFMTYILGDANLLGVFAWAVNIPLIIGLLVTPLVVAKIGRMQPVTIVGYVVAVLGRLGVIIGASMGSIPLMLFFSGLASLGMSPLQGTLNALIAEISENTFLRTKKRIDGMMFSCSSLGVKIGSGVGTAVAGWLLELGGYDGTAKVQSASALQMIQFMYLWVPMIANLLILGLLFFLNVEKKNEKLRENLETGELPVVSALLERPNPEEPLSERIVQGHAMGSGAEESKGLHPHEPTDEKPDSQE is encoded by the coding sequence ATGGAAGAAAAGAAATATCTCAAGTGGTACAACAAGGTAGGGTATGGCTCTGGCGATATTGCCGGAAACGTGGTCTACGCTTTCCTTTCAGCGTTCGTGATGATTTATCTGACGGACACGTTAGGGCTCAGCGCCGGCATCATCGGAACTTTGATTATGGTGTCGAAGTTCTTTGACGGGTTTTCGGACATTATCTTTGGGCGTCTCATGGACCGAACCCACACCAAGATGGGCAAAGCGCGCCCGTGGATGTTTTGGGCGTTCTTTGGCTGTGCGGCCATGATTATTGCGATTTACGCGATTCCCACTTCTCTTGGCAAGACCGCGCAATATGCCTGGTTTTTCATTGCCTACACCCTGCTGAACGCGGTTTTCTATACCGCGAACAACATCGCTTACGCCGCGTTGACGGCTCTAATTACCAAGAACCGCTCTGAGCGTGTCCAGATGGGCTCCATTCGTTTCATGTTCGCTTTCGGAACCAGCTTGACCATTCAAACCATCACGGTGGGAATGGTTCAGATGATGGGCGGAGGCGCTGACGCTTGGCGGAACGTGGCGATTATCTATGCCATCGTCGGCATTCTGTCTAACAGTTTGGCGGTCTTTTCGGTGCGAGAGCTTTCTCCCACCGAGCTGGCGGAAGGCGATGCACAGGCTGCGAAAGACGACGACGATGTTACTTTCTTGGAGGCTCTGAAGCTGTTGGGCAACCGTTACTACGTCATCATCGTGGTGTGCTTTATCTTGATGCAGTTCTTTACCGCGACGTTGAATATGGGCATCTACTTCATGACCTATATCTTGGGTGACGCCAACCTTCTGGGGGTCTTTGCCTGGGCCGTCAACATTCCCTTGATTATCGGGCTGTTGGTGACTCCGTTGGTGGTAGCCAAGATTGGGCGGATGCAGCCCGTGACCATCGTGGGATACGTGGTGGCGGTGCTGGGACGTCTAGGGGTTATCATCGGTGCCTCGATGGGGTCGATTCCCCTGATGCTGTTCTTTTCCGGTCTGGCGTCCCTGGGTATGAGCCCCCTGCAGGGGACGTTGAACGCCTTGATTGCAGAGATTAGTGAAAATACGTTCTTGCGCACCAAGAAACGTATCGACGGCATGATGTTCTCCTGTTCCTCACTAGGGGTCAAGATTGGTTCCGGCGTCGGCACGGCAGTCGCGGGCTGGCTGCTGGAGCTGGGCGGATACGACGGTACCGCGAAAGTCCAGAGCGCTTCGGCCCTCCAGATGATTCAGTTCATGTACCTATGGGTGCCGATGATTGCGAACCTGCTGATTCTGGGGTTGCTGTTCTTCTTGAACGTGGAAAAGAAGAACGAGAAACTTCGCGAGAACCTCGAGACTGGCGAACTCCCCGTAGTTTCAGCGTTGCTGGAGCGCCCCAATCCGGAAGAACCACTCTCTGAAAGGATTGTGCAAGGCCACGCTATGGGTTCAGGCGCCGAGGAATCGAAGGGTCTGCACCCGCACGAACCTACCGACGAAAAACCTGATTCTCAGGAGTGA
- a CDS encoding type II toxin-antitoxin system YafQ family toxin — protein sequence MKYEVRFTSQFKKDVKLAKKQHRDLEKLFKVIQILAEGGSLPERYRDHGLSGTFAGTRECHIEPDWLLIYEIRSNVLVLMLYRLGTHAELFQK from the coding sequence ATGAAGTACGAAGTCAGGTTTACGAGCCAGTTTAAGAAAGACGTGAAGCTCGCAAAAAAGCAGCACCGGGATTTAGAGAAACTTTTCAAAGTTATCCAGATTCTGGCAGAGGGAGGCTCTCTGCCAGAAAGATACCGCGACCACGGCCTTTCCGGCACTTTCGCGGGGACCCGGGAATGCCACATCGAACCGGACTGGCTGCTGATTTACGAAATCCGCAGCAACGTGCTGGTGCTGATGCTCTATCGACTCGGAACCCACGCGGAACTGTTCCAGAAATAA
- a CDS encoding glycoside hydrolase family 2 TIM barrel-domain containing protein, producing the protein MQLPNHHQNLNVLHENTLAPRAYYIPVSPQAAHASEHIPNFNLDRGLSDRFQLLNGAWEFGFYPCVEEVPEDFFTPGAAAPPDTIPTPGAWQYHGYGSHQYTNINYPFPLDPPYVPHANPTGAYRHEFHYQPDPQAPGATLVFEGVDSCFYLWLNGRYVGYSQVAHATSAFEVTEFLWEGTNTLAVLVCKWSDGSYLEDQDKFRCSGLIRDVYLLKRPAAHLNDYFLTTEIQPDGAGVKLRANFSGEPCPVAVTLTDGPNILGQTELHPWCDGDETYTHATEFHLEHPKLWNPGAPHLYTLVMESADEVITERVGIRTVTVTDAVLKVNGNPIKIKGVNRHESEAQTGPVVSLSQMKRDLELMRQHNINAVRTAHYPNCPQFYHLCDELGFYVMSEADNESHGTRNRVLADETEENVVELWNKPIADNPEWIPATLDRVQRCVHSEKNRPCVFSWSAGNECAYGVTFETALQWMKDFDPTRVTHYENAYYRSHDRSYDYRNIDLYARMYPPLSDITDYLDNLGDKPFLLVEYCHSMGNGPGDLEDFWALVEADARMCGGFIWEWCDHAVPDADGRLLYGGDSGEYPHDGNFCVDGLVSPDRTPHIGLLEAKNVYRPLRFTYDQKAGLLRATNTADHLNAADFATLKWVRVRDGVEDSGTIELPPIAPHQSVEIPFSVDVPAQGRCFLRVETYLSRPFACLEAGHLLGFDEFALDNADPRCLPARQLSQELQTILAPDAPRIETSPKEITIELGAYTYVFSRFTGMLTDWRGGAGPLLTRPMELNIWRAPTDNDMYIRPRWERAHYDRCTPYAYSVEVVSGASVVVKSQVALVAPSIQPILKADLEWTLGADGALRMNASVTRDTQFPELPRLGWRLFLDQNFTHAEWSGLGPHENYLDKRRSVWHGRFHSTVRDLFQPYLRPQENGSRCFCDYLKLSGENTSLEVVSGAEFSFNASHFTQEELGAKAHDYELVETPETVLCLDYRMAGVGSQSCGPKLQECYQVAAPHYEFSFTLKFSSN; encoded by the coding sequence ATGCAGCTACCAAATCATCACCAGAACCTTAACGTTTTGCACGAAAATACTTTGGCGCCGCGGGCTTACTACATTCCGGTTTCCCCCCAGGCCGCGCATGCCTCGGAACATATCCCGAATTTCAACCTGGACCGTGGGCTCTCGGACCGTTTCCAGCTGCTCAACGGTGCTTGGGAGTTTGGATTCTATCCCTGCGTAGAGGAAGTACCGGAGGATTTTTTCACTCCCGGAGCCGCAGCGCCTCCCGACACGATTCCCACCCCCGGCGCGTGGCAGTACCACGGTTATGGCTCCCACCAGTACACGAACATCAACTACCCGTTCCCTTTGGACCCCCCTTATGTGCCCCACGCCAACCCCACTGGCGCTTACCGTCATGAGTTCCACTACCAGCCAGATCCGCAAGCTCCCGGTGCCACCCTCGTTTTTGAGGGCGTTGACTCGTGTTTCTACCTGTGGCTGAACGGGCGTTACGTGGGGTATTCACAAGTCGCCCACGCGACTTCCGCGTTCGAGGTCACCGAGTTTCTGTGGGAGGGGACGAATACGCTGGCAGTACTGGTCTGCAAGTGGTCGGACGGCAGCTACCTGGAAGACCAAGACAAGTTCCGCTGTTCGGGCCTTATCCGCGATGTCTACCTGCTGAAACGCCCCGCGGCACACCTCAACGATTACTTCCTCACCACCGAGATACAGCCCGACGGTGCCGGCGTAAAACTGCGCGCGAATTTCAGCGGGGAACCCTGCCCGGTCGCGGTCACGCTCACCGACGGCCCCAACATTCTGGGCCAAACCGAGCTACACCCCTGGTGCGATGGGGACGAAACCTACACCCATGCCACCGAGTTCCATCTCGAACACCCGAAACTGTGGAATCCCGGCGCACCCCACCTCTATACCCTGGTGATGGAATCCGCGGACGAAGTCATCACGGAACGGGTCGGTATCCGTACCGTGACCGTCACGGACGCCGTGCTGAAAGTGAACGGCAACCCCATCAAGATCAAAGGCGTGAACCGTCACGAAAGTGAGGCGCAGACCGGACCGGTCGTCTCGCTATCCCAGATGAAACGGGATTTAGAGCTGATGCGCCAGCACAATATCAACGCGGTACGCACCGCCCACTACCCGAACTGCCCCCAGTTCTATCATCTGTGCGATGAGCTGGGATTTTACGTGATGAGCGAAGCGGATAATGAAAGCCACGGCACCCGAAACCGCGTCCTCGCCGACGAAACGGAAGAGAACGTGGTGGAGCTGTGGAACAAACCTATCGCGGACAACCCGGAGTGGATTCCCGCCACCCTGGATCGGGTCCAGCGCTGCGTTCACAGCGAAAAGAATCGTCCTTGCGTGTTTTCCTGGTCGGCGGGCAACGAATGTGCCTACGGGGTGACTTTTGAAACTGCGCTGCAGTGGATGAAAGACTTTGACCCCACCCGGGTGACGCACTACGAAAACGCCTACTATCGGTCCCACGACCGCTCTTATGATTACCGCAATATCGACCTGTACGCCCGCATGTACCCCCCGCTTTCCGACATCACCGACTACCTGGATAACCTCGGTGACAAGCCGTTCCTGCTGGTGGAGTACTGTCACTCGATGGGCAACGGTCCGGGAGATTTGGAGGATTTTTGGGCCTTGGTGGAGGCGGACGCGCGTATGTGCGGCGGGTTCATCTGGGAATGGTGCGACCACGCGGTGCCAGATGCCGACGGCCGGCTGCTTTACGGCGGAGACTCGGGGGAATACCCCCACGACGGGAACTTTTGCGTCGACGGGCTGGTCAGCCCCGACCGCACCCCACACATCGGGCTGTTGGAGGCCAAGAATGTGTACCGTCCTTTGCGTTTTACCTATGACCAAAAGGCCGGGCTACTGCGGGCGACCAATACGGCTGACCACCTCAATGCCGCCGATTTTGCCACCCTGAAATGGGTTAGGGTGCGAGACGGCGTCGAGGACAGCGGCACTATCGAACTGCCCCCGATTGCGCCTCACCAGAGTGTAGAGATTCCGTTTTCCGTGGACGTTCCTGCACAAGGGCGGTGCTTCCTGAGGGTGGAAACGTACCTGTCCCGTCCGTTCGCCTGCCTGGAGGCGGGACATTTGTTGGGGTTCGACGAGTTTGCTCTGGACAACGCCGACCCGCGCTGTCTGCCCGCCCGGCAGCTCAGCCAGGAACTCCAGACTATTTTGGCACCTGACGCTCCCCGCATCGAAACCAGCCCCAAGGAAATTACGATTGAGCTGGGCGCATACACTTACGTGTTTTCCCGGTTCACCGGAATGCTCACCGATTGGCGTGGCGGCGCGGGGCCGCTCCTGACCCGACCGATGGAACTCAACATTTGGCGCGCCCCGACCGACAACGATATGTATATCCGGCCGCGGTGGGAGCGGGCGCACTATGACCGTTGCACCCCTTATGCCTATTCAGTCGAGGTGGTGTCCGGTGCGAGCGTGGTGGTGAAATCGCAGGTAGCGCTGGTGGCGCCGTCGATTCAGCCCATTTTGAAAGCGGACCTGGAGTGGACATTAGGCGCCGATGGGGCCTTGCGAATGAACGCCAGCGTCACCCGTGATACGCAGTTCCCGGAACTACCGCGCTTGGGATGGCGGCTCTTCTTGGACCAAAACTTTACCCACGCCGAATGGTCAGGGTTGGGACCGCACGAAAACTATCTCGACAAGCGCCGTTCCGTCTGGCACGGGCGTTTCCACAGCACTGTTCGCGACCTGTTCCAACCCTATCTGCGGCCACAAGAAAACGGGTCGCGTTGCTTTTGTGACTACCTCAAGTTGAGCGGCGAAAACACCAGTTTAGAGGTGGTGAGCGGGGCGGAGTTCAGTTTCAACGCATCGCACTTTACACAAGAAGAACTGGGGGCGAAAGCTCACGATTATGAACTGGTTGAGACCCCGGAAACCGTGCTGTGCCTGGATTATCGCATGGCGGGGGTTGGTTCCCAAAGCTGTGGACCGAAGTTGCAGGAATGCTACCAAGTCGCCGCACCGCACTACGAATTTTCTTTCACTCTCAAGTTTTCCAGCAACTAA
- a CDS encoding type II toxin-antitoxin system RelB/DinJ family antitoxin gives MTTTNLNIRTDKEVKEQADRIFSELGLNMTTAINMFLRTAIREQGIPFKLSLNVPNDATAAAIREGRRIADDPNVKGYSTLDELKAALEV, from the coding sequence ATGACGACAACTAATTTAAATATCAGGACTGACAAAGAGGTCAAAGAACAGGCCGACCGCATCTTTTCGGAACTGGGTCTCAACATGACCACGGCTATCAATATGTTCTTGCGCACTGCCATTCGCGAACAGGGAATTCCTTTCAAGTTGAGCCTGAATGTCCCCAATGACGCTACCGCCGCCGCGATAAGGGAGGGTCGACGGATAGCAGACGACCCCAACGTTAAGGGCTACTCAACTCTCGATGAGCTAAAGGCCGCCTTGGAAGTATGA
- a CDS encoding YbhB/YbcL family Raf kinase inhibitor-like protein: protein MNLDSRPLAPHPYAEALPQLPSFTLTSENLQEGVAMPRDFSGEGANQSPQLSWSGAPAQTASYVLSCFDPDAPTPSGYWHWTVVDIPPSVTSLPLGAGADDATIQAVTEGRAFHIRNDTGVFAYDGPFPPAGDREHRYVFAVHALKIPSLELDPATATNATVHFMSLFNGVARATLTATYRR from the coding sequence ATGAACTTAGATTCTCGCCCCCTCGCCCCACACCCTTATGCCGAAGCGCTCCCGCAGCTGCCGTCCTTTACCCTCACCAGCGAAAACTTGCAGGAGGGAGTGGCTATGCCCCGCGACTTTTCCGGGGAGGGCGCCAACCAATCACCCCAGCTGTCCTGGTCCGGGGCGCCAGCGCAGACCGCTTCTTACGTTCTGAGCTGCTTCGATCCCGATGCTCCCACCCCGTCCGGCTACTGGCATTGGACCGTGGTGGATATTCCCCCGTCAGTGACTTCCCTGCCGCTGGGGGCAGGAGCGGACGACGCGACCATTCAGGCCGTGACCGAGGGGCGGGCATTTCATATTCGTAACGATACTGGGGTTTTTGCTTACGACGGTCCATTTCCGCCAGCGGGGGACCGGGAACACCGCTATGTTTTCGCTGTTCACGCCCTGAAAATCCCCAGCCTGGAGCTGGATCCGGCCACCGCGACGAACGCCACGGTACACTTCATGAGCCTGTTCAACGGGGTGGCGCGCGCGACCCTGACCGCCACCTATCGCCGCTAG
- a CDS encoding class I SAM-dependent methyltransferase, with protein sequence MRANLDKNPHDVQSMFNAVARRYDLMNFLASLGQEKVWRTHVKRAVVTRPFLKVLDVAAGTGASSIEFVRAGAKVVAVDFSEGMIAEGRRRHPEIDFQQGDAMNLDFPDNTFDCVTISFGLRNVSDPDRALREFYRVVRPGGHVVVCEFSRPTFAPFRAVYRFFLHRVVPPIARLFSTDAVAYDYLAESILAWPSQYEFAAHLRAAGFERLQLKNLTGGIVALHRGYKLK encoded by the coding sequence ATGCGCGCGAACCTAGACAAGAATCCTCACGACGTCCAATCCATGTTCAATGCCGTGGCCCGTCGTTACGACCTGATGAATTTCCTCGCCTCCCTGGGGCAGGAAAAAGTGTGGCGCACTCACGTGAAGCGCGCGGTGGTGACACGGCCATTTTTGAAGGTGCTAGATGTGGCCGCCGGAACCGGTGCCAGCTCGATTGAGTTCGTGCGCGCCGGAGCCAAAGTCGTGGCGGTCGACTTTTCCGAGGGCATGATTGCCGAGGGGCGCCGGCGCCACCCGGAGATTGACTTTCAGCAGGGCGACGCGATGAACCTGGACTTTCCCGACAACACTTTTGACTGCGTCACCATCAGTTTTGGACTGCGCAACGTCTCGGACCCGGACCGGGCTTTGCGGGAGTTTTACCGGGTCGTGCGCCCCGGCGGGCACGTGGTGGTGTGTGAGTTTTCCCGCCCGACTTTTGCCCCGTTTAGAGCCGTTTATCGGTTCTTTTTGCACCGGGTCGTGCCGCCGATTGCCCGGCTGTTCTCGACCGACGCGGTGGCGTACGACTACCTGGCGGAATCCATCTTGGCTTGGCCCTCGCAGTACGAGTTCGCCGCCCACCTGCGCGCGGCAGGTTTCGAGCGCCTGCAGCTCAAGAATCTCACCGGCGGAATCGTCGCCCTGCACCGGGGCTACAAGCTGAAGTAG